Part of the Methanobrevibacter ruminantium genome is shown below.
TGAACAGCATCAAGGATTTCATCTCTACTTAAAGGTGCTTCTCCACCTTTTTGCATGGAACAGACATGGTTTCCTTCATCAGTTACACCAATAGTTATTCTAGCATCCAAGATTTCTTCCTCTTCTAAAGAAGGATCTAAAATCAAGCCATTGCCGATTTTTACAAAGGTGGATAAAGCTAATTTGTCTCTGATTGGTAAATCCATGGTTTCATCTTCAGATAAGACAACTTCATCATCAATGTATTCAGCAACAGGTAATTTAGTGTTCATTAAAGCTGCCATTACAGCAAGGTTAGATGCATCAAAGAGATTTCCATCGTAATCGATTACATGCAAGTCAATGAAAAGCATCCAAACTTTTTTACCTTCTTCAATACAAAGCTTTTCTAAGTCCACTAATTCACTTTCACGAATTCCACGGTCCACTACACGTGCAAGTTCAATGGATTCAGGGCTAGGTGGACCTGGTTCAAATCCAGGAGCAGCCATTGGCAATAATTCACAATTGGTCATTAAGACCCCTAAATTAGGAGTGTCCCCAAATGGTTCACCAATAGTTGGCTTTACACCTACAATAACTTGAGTGTCCCCTAATTTTACTCTTGCAGAACCTTCTGCCTTTTCAATCACATTAGGTTCAATGAAAATATCTCTTCTTTCATCAAAAGCTCTTCCATCAGCTCTTTTACCATCATTTATAAGTCTTGTAATACTTTTTCTAGTAATTTCTGGTACAATATCCATATTTTCACAACCTATTCAGAACTATACCTGTTCTTTAAAGCTTCATGTTGGAGTTCGCTAATTTTCATACATCCTTCCATAGCTAAGTCCAAAGCTTCTTCAAATTCTTCTTCAGTTAAGTTACCGTCTGCTTGAAGTAAAGTAATTTCACCGGTTCTTGGCATGATAGCGATAGGAACGTCAGCTTGTCCTTCCTTATCCTCTTTTTCAGATAAGTCTAAAACGATTTGGTCATTTACCTTACCTGCAGCACATCCAACTACAATATCTTTCATTGGAATACCTGCATCAGCTAATGCTACAGCAGCTGCAGTGATTCCTGCACAACGGGTTCCTCCTTCAGCTTCAATTACTTCAATTGAAACATCAACCATTGATCTTGGGAATGATTCCAACATTAAAGCAGGTCTGAGTGCATCAGCAGCAATTTTGGAAATTTCAGTTGATCTTCTATCTGGACCAGGTCTTTTACGGTCATCTACTGAAAATGGAGCCATATTGTATCTTACTCTAATTACACCAGTATTAGGTTTTAATAAACGTCTGATATAGGATTCTCTTGGGCCGTATACAGATGCTAAGATTTTATTTCCACCAACTTCCAAGTAAGCAGAACCATCTGCTCTTTTCAAGACTCCAGCTTCAATTTTAATTGGACGGAGCTCATTGTAAGCTCTGCCGTCAGCTCTTAATTCTTTGTCATTTGAGATAATAAAAAACACCTCTTTAAAATCACATTCATAATTAACAATAATTATTAAATTTTTAATTCAACAGCTTAAATACCTCTTCCTTGTGAAATGTTTAAAGTAGGAGATTTAGAATTATCTGCATGACTTAAATCAAAAGAAGATTTATTGTTCTTTTTTTGCTCATTGATAAATTCATAGGTATCCATGAAATTAGGCTTTTTTGATTTTTCTTCTTTTTCTTCATCTTCAGAATCTTCTTGGGAAGCAAGTTCTTCAACTTCCTCTTCCGGAGCTTCTTCATCTTCCACTGCATCTTCATCTTCAGAATCTTCTTCTACAGCTTCTTCTTCAGAATCCTCTAAATCTTCAGAATCTTCTTCCACGTCTTCTTCATCTTCAGAAATAGCATCAGAGATTACATCTTCCAATTCTTCATCAGAGATATCGTCTTCAAAGTCTTCGATTTCTTCTTCAGAATCCTCATCATCTAAGTCTTCCTCATCGATATCTTCGTAATCTTCTGTTTCATCATTGAAGTCTTCCACATCATCTTCGAATTCCTCTTCTTCAGAATCCTCATCATCTAAGTCTTCTTCTGAGTCTTCATCGATGAATCCTTCTTCAGCTAATTCCTTTTCAACTTCATCTCTGAAATCTTGAAGTTCAGGTTTTTTCAAGCCTTCTTCAAAAGCATCCTCTTCTTCCACTTCTTGTTCTGCTTCTTCAGCTTCTTCCTCTTCTGGAGGCAATTCGCCGTCAATAAGTAAACAAAGCTGGTTTTTAATTCTGTCAGTTAAACCAGAGGTATGAGCTTCTTTTTCGATTAACTTGATAATGTTCTTGACGATTTGTTCCATGTCTTCTTTACCTTTTACCCAAACAAGACCATTTTGACCGACTACAATCTTACAACCGGTTTTATCCTTGATCATGTTGATCATGGAACCTTTCTTACCAATTAAACGAGGCACTTTTGTTGGAGCGATATCTACGATAACTCCGCCTTTGAATTTGCCCATTCCACGGCCTTTTAAACCTAATTTAACCTTTTTAACTTCATCAACATCGACGATTCTTAAGAAAAGAACATCACCAATGTCAAATACTCTACTCAATTCCTTTTTCTCTCTTCCGAATACTTCAGATGCAGGTAAGATACCAGAGTATGGTGAGTTAATGTCTACTCCCCACATGGAAAATCTGACATCATCGATTTTACCAATAACCACATCTCCTTTTTTAGGAAGATATTTGCTTTTCAAAGGAATTACACTAATTTTCTTATTCCTTAAAGAAACTAAACCTAAGAGTTTGGAACAAATTTTCCCATCATCTTCAAAGGTTCCTCTTCCTGGATAATAATCATCCTCTGCTAATAATTCTCCAGGAACAACTAAATCTTTTTCATTCACATATATCATACATATACTTCCCATAAGAGTATATTAAATTCAACTACACACCTAAATTAAAACACCTATAACGTTAATCCAATTAGTCTCTTATTCTCTAATCAAATTAAAATCCATAGCCATTTATTGCTATAGATTAAACATATAGCTAATTTATTAATTTAGTTTCAGCTTCTCCTCCTGAGATAGAAGCCATTTTATGATTAAAATCATCTTGAAGACCACCAGGCATTTCCACAATTCCAATCCAAGAACCATCTTGTTGCCATTCTTCATTTACAATTTGTCCAAATGGGCGAATTACAGAATAAGCATTACCTGCTGCTGTGCTTGGCAATCTAACAGCCATTTTAACTTTTTCAAATTTAATTGGGATTAAAACTTTAATTGCTTTTAAAGCTATTTGAACCTGTTCATCAACAGATTTAAATGCATCGACTTTAACTTTAGCTTCGTTCATAGCATTTTCAATTCTCATTACTGGATGTGGAAGACCGTTTTGAGGGTTAATTCCTTCTCTTGCTATTTTAGCAATGACTTGTTTCCTCTTGTCCTCTTGCATTTGCCTTCTT
Proteins encoded:
- the rrp42 gene encoding exosome complex protein Rrp42 — protein: MDIVPEITRKSITRLINDGKRADGRAFDERRDIFIEPNVIEKAEGSARVKLGDTQVIVGVKPTIGEPFGDTPNLGVLMTNCELLPMAAPGFEPGPPSPESIELARVVDRGIRESELVDLEKLCIEEGKKVWMLFIDLHVIDYDGNLFDASNLAVMAALMNTKLPVAEYIDDEVVLSEDETMDLPIRDKLALSTFVKIGNGLILDPSLEEEEILDARITIGVTDEGNHVCSMQKGGEAPLSRDEILDAV
- the rrp41 gene encoding exosome complex exonuclease Rrp41, producing the protein MFFIISNDKELRADGRAYNELRPIKIEAGVLKRADGSAYLEVGGNKILASVYGPRESYIRRLLKPNTGVIRVRYNMAPFSVDDRKRPGPDRRSTEISKIAADALRPALMLESFPRSMVDVSIEVIEAEGGTRCAGITAAAVALADAGIPMKDIVVGCAAGKVNDQIVLDLSEKEDKEGQADVPIAIMPRTGEITLLQADGNLTEEEFEEALDLAMEGCMKISELQHEALKNRYSSE
- a CDS encoding ribosome assembly factor SBDS; amino-acid sequence: MVNVDDAIIARLESFGEKFEILVDPDLAADFRNPDNEKEIEIEEILAVEEIFKDSKKGDKASEEAMEKVFGTTDVLEVASQILLKGHVQLTAEQRRQMQEDKRKQVIAKIAREGINPQNGLPHPVMRIENAMNEAKVKVDAFKSVDEQVQIALKAIKVLIPIKFEKVKMAVRLPSTAAGNAYSVIRPFGQIVNEEWQQDGSWIGIVEMPGGLQDDFNHKMASISGGEAETKLIN